Proteins from one Sordaria macrospora chromosome 1, complete sequence genomic window:
- a CDS encoding 60S ribosomal protein eL21 produces the protein MGHAAGLRAGTRYAFSRNFREKGMIRLSTYLKQYKVGDIVDIKVNGAVQKGMAHKVYHGKTGVIYNVTKSAVGIIIYKKVKHRYLEKRINVRIEHIQPSRSREGFLRRVKENAELKKQAKAEGKQVHLKRQPLQPREARTISVVDNKPETVAPVAYETTI, from the exons ATGGGTCACGCCGCAGGTCTCCGTGCTGGTACGAGATACGCCTTCTCGCGGAACTTCCGCGAGAAGGGTATGATCCGTCTCTCGACCTACCTTAAGCAGTACAA GGTTGGCGACATCGTCGATATCAAGGTCAACGGTGCTGTCCAGAAGGG TATGGCCCACAAGGTCTACCACGGCAAGACTGGTGTCATCTACAACGTCACCAAGTCCGCtgtcggcatcatcatctacAAGAAGGTCAAGCACCGTTACCTCGAGAAGCGCATCAACGTCCGCATCGAGCACATCCAgccttcccgctcccgcgAGGGTTTCCTTCGCCGCGTCAAGGAGAAcgccgagctcaagaagcAGGCCAAGGCTGAGGGCAAGCAGGTCCACCTCAAGCGCCAGCCCCTCCAGCCCCGTGAGGCTCGCACCATCTCCGTTGTCGACAACAAGCCCGAGACCGTTGCCCCCGTCGCCTACGAGACCACTATCTAA
- a CDS encoding 40S ribosomal protein uS4 encodes MAPLSYSKTAKVPRRPFEAARLDSELKLVGEYGLRNKREVWRVLLTLSKIRRAARQLLTLDEKDPKRLFEGNALIRRLVRVGVLDESRMKLDYVLALKAEDFLERRLQTCVYKLGLAKSIHHARVLIRQRHIRVGKQIVNVPSFVVRLDSQKHIDFALTSPFGGGRPGRVRRKKAKAAEGGEDAEEEDEE; translated from the exons atggcgCCGCTTTCCTACTCGAAGACCGCTAAGGTCCCCCGTCGCCCCTTCGAGGCCGCTCGTTT GGACTCCGAGTTGAAGCTCGTTGGCGAGTATGGTCTTCGCAACAAGCGTGAGGTCTGGCGCGTTCTCCTGACCCTCTCCAAGATCCGTCGTGCTGCCCG TCAGCTTCTTACCCTCGACGAGAAGGACCCCAAGCGTCTCTTCGAAGGCAATGCCCTCATTCGCCGTCTCGTTCGCGTCGGTGTCCTTGACGAGTCCCGCATGAAGCTCGATTACGTCCTTGccctcaaggccgaggatTTCCTTGAGCGTCGTCTCCAGACCTGCGTCTACAAGCTCGGCCTCGCCAAGTCCATCCACCACGCCCGTGTCCTCATTCGCCAGCGCCACATCCGCGTCGGCAAGCAGATCGTCAACGTTCCCTCTTTCGTTGTCCGTCTCGACTCCCAGAAGCACATCGACTTCGCCCTCACCTCTCCCTTCGGTGGCGGCCGCCCCGGCCGTGTCCGCAGAAAGAAGGCTAAGGCCGCTGAGGGCGGtgaggatgccgaggaggaggatgaggagtaA